Within Citromicrobium bathyomarinum, the genomic segment CCGACTTGTAGGTGCCGACCTTGAACACGCGTGCATTGACGCCGAGCTTGTCGAGCAGGTCGCCGTAATACAGGCGCTTGCCGCCCGGCCCGGCGATCATCGCGCCGCCCAGCGGATCGAGCCAGACTTCGCTGGCATGTGCGGCGAGGCGCAGGCCGTCGTCCGAATAGGCCATGCCATAGGCGAGCACAGGCTTGTCCGCCGCGCGTACCCGGTCCAGCGCAGCGCCCATTTCGCGCAGGTGCACCGCGCCCGCGCCGAGGAACGTGCGCATGTCGAGCACGACCGCCTTGACCCGGTCATCTTCTGCAGCGGTGTCCAGCGCATGGACCAGATCCTGCACGTCGTGCTCGCCGGTCGGGGCTTCGCCGGAGAGGAGTACGGAGAACGGGTCGATCGGTGACTTTTCCTCGACGATGAAGCCATCGAGGTCGAGCAGCAGGGCGCCATCCTTGACGCTCGCCGGGTTGGGCCGCGCGGTCAGGATTGCGAACAGCAGCGCGAAGAACAGCAGGAGGAACAGCAGCGAGAGGCCGTCCTTGATCCCAACCAGCAGTTTCCAGACGTTCTTCGCAAATTCCATGGTATCGAGAGCCCCGTAGCTTTTAGCTTCCCATACCTAAGGGGCGTTAACACGAACCTCCAGCCGAATGTGCTTGAGCGACATACATGCCTCGACTAGTGGCATTGCTTTAATGGCATCCGCAGGTTCCCCCCCGAATTCCGACCGCTTCCCGGCGGGCGGACACGCATTCCCGCATCCCAGCCTGACCGGCATCGCGCAGCTGGAGCGGCACGAGATCCTCTATCTGCTCGCCGAGGCGGAGCAGTGGGTCGAGTTCAACCGCCAGCCGGACAAGCATTGCGACCTGCTGGCCGGGATGACGATCATCAACGCCTTCTTCGAAAACAGCACGCGCACGCTGCTCAGCTTCGAGATTGCGGGCAAGCGATTGGGTGCGGATGTGGTCAACATGCATGCCGCGCAGTCGAGCGTGAAGAAGGGCGAGACGCTGCTCGACACCGCGATCACGCTGAATGCGATGCGAGCGGACGCGATCGTCATCCGCCACGCGTCGAGCGGCGCGGTCGACCTGATCGACGGCAAGGTGGATTGCCCGGTGCTCAACGCGGGCGACGGGAGCCACGAACACCCTACGCAAGCGCTGCTCGATGCGCTGGCGCTGCGCCATGCGCTGGACGAGCGGGGCGAGGGCGCGGAGGACTTTACCGGCCTCGTCGTCACGATCTGCGGCGATATCGCGCATAGCCGCGTCGCGCGATCCAACATCCTGTGCCTGCAGGCGCTGGGTGCCAGCGTGCGGGTCTGTGCGCCGCCCGCGCTGATGCCGGCGGGGATCGAGATGATGGGCGCGAAGCCTTACGTCGATTTCGATGCCGCGCTGGAAGGGGCGGACGTCGTGATGATGCTGCGCCTTCAGGCGGAGCGGATGAGCGGGCAGTTCATCCCCTCCACCCGCGAATACCACCACCTCTACGGGCTGACGCAGGAGCGTCTGCGCCGCGCCGCGCCCGATGCGCTGGTGATGCATCCCGGGCCGATGAACCGCGGCGTGGAGATCGACAGCGACGTGGCCGACATGCTCGACCGGTCGATCATCACCCGGCAGGTGGAGATGGGCGTCGCGGTGCGGATGGCCTGCCTTGACGTGCTGACCCGCCGCGCGCGCGGGGTTCCCGGATGGGAACGCCCGCTGGGCCAAGGGCAGTGGAAGTGAGGGGGCGGCAATGAAACAGACCCGACCCATCACCTTCGTCAACGGCAAGCTGGTGACGCCCGAGGGTGTCGTCGACGGCGCTCTGCAGATCGCCGACGGGATGATCGCCTCGATCGGGGCAGGGGGAGCCCAGCCCGACGACGAGGTTGTCGACGCGAAAGGCAAACTGGTCGTGCCGGGCCTCGTCGATCTCGGCGTGTTCGCGGTCGACAAGCCCGCGTTCCATTTCGGCGGGATCAGCCGCGCCGCGCTGATGCCCGATCAGTCGCCGCCGCTCGATCTGCCGAGCCGGGTCAACTACATCGCCAAGAGCGGCAAGCCCGACTTCTGGGTCCACCCGCTGGCCGCTGCGACACGCGGACTAGCCGGGGAGGAACTGGGCGAAGTCGCGCTGATGCGCGAGGCGGGCGCACGCGGGATCGCCACCGGCAGGCGCTGGATCGCCGATAGCGGCGTGATGCTGCGCGTGCTGAGCTATGCGGCGATGCTCGACATGGTCGTGGTCGCGCATGCCGAGGATGGCGGGCTGGCGGTCGATGCCGTGGCAAGCGCGGGCGAAATGGCGACCCGGCTGGGCCTGCCCAGCGCACCGCCGCAAGCCGAGGCGCTGGCTGTCGCGCGCGACATCGCGCTCGCCGAGATGGCGGGTGCGCGCATTCATTTCCGTCAGCTGACGACCGCCGCCGCGCTCGATCTGGTGCGCAGCGCCAAGGCGCGCGGTGTGGCGGTGACCGCGGGTGTGACGCCTGCGCATTTCATGCTCTCCGACCTCGCGATCGGGGACTTCCGCACCTTTGGCAGGCTCTCGCCGCCTTTGCGCAGCGAAGACGATCGCCACGCGGTGGTCGCGGCGATTGCCGACGGGACGATCGATGTGATTTCGAGCGGGCACGATCCGCGCGGACCGGAGGACAAGCGGTTGCCCTTCGCCGATGCGGAGCCCGGGATGGCAGGTGCGGAAACGTTGCTGTCGACCACGCTCACGCTGGTGCGCGACGGGGTTATCGATCTGCCGCGCGCGTTCGATCTGCTGGCGGGTGCGCCCGCGCGGCTACTTGGCGTCGATGCGGGCCTGCTGCGCGAGGGCCATGAAGGCGACATCGCACTGGTCGATCCGGAGAAGCCGTGGATCGTGGACCGGCGCAAGATGGCCGCGACTGCCGACAACACTCCGTTCGACGGTCAGCCGATGCAGGGCCGGGTGCTGGGCCTGTGGAAGGGCGGCGTCAGGGTCGACTAGCCAGTCGACCGACGCCCCCGTTCAATCTGAGAGCCACTTAGCGGGTCGCGACCCGGCGGCCCGCGTCGAGCGTGCCGGGTAGCGGCCTGCTCTGTTCCCACGCGATGCAACCGTGACCGGAGGCCTTGACCGTGCGGCACAGCGACTGCGCGCTCGATGCGGCAAGATTGCCGGCCGACAGGCGGTAATAGATCCGCCCGTTGACCTTGGCGCGGGTGATCACCTGCTCGCGGCTTGCGACCTGCGGGTGGCGTTTGACGAAGATCGCCCAGCCGCGCTTGGCATCGGCTTCGCTGCCATAGCTGCCCAGCTGCACCAGGTGCGTGCCGCCTGCGAGGTCTTCGCGCGCTGCGGAGGCCGATGCCTGGGCGGGCTTGGCTGCCGCAACCGGTGCGGGCGCAGGCGCGGCTCGCGCAGGGATCGACTGGACCACCGGTGCGCTGGCGAAACTTGCGGCGGGCGCAGGCTTGGGCGCGGGCTTCGGCGTGGCGGAGGCCTTCGCATCCGCCTTGGCAAAGGTGCTGTCGAAATCGGTTGAGACGGTGTCGCGCGCGCCCACCGCAGCGTCGAGCGGGGCGAGCGCGCGGGCCGCTCCGCTGGAAGCAAGCAGATCGACCGGCGGAAGTTCGCCCGTGACCGGGCTCGCGGCAGCGGTTGCTGCGGCAGCCTTTGCGAGCATCTGATCCGCATTCGGAGCGCCGCCCAGCGCGAGTTGCGCGGGCATGCCGGAATCGGCCTGCGGCTGCACGCCGAGCAGGTTGGCGATGCGGGCGGTGTAGTCTTCCGGCCGGGCGACGCGCGCCCATTCGGAAATGCGCGCATCCAGTTCACCCGGGGCGACGTCTTCTGCGGCGATGATCCGCGCGGCGGCCCAGTTGCCGCCCAGCGCGTAGGCATAGGCGAGATTCTGGCGCATGGTCGGAGTATTCTCCCCGCCACGCAGCGCATTCTGCATGATCTGTGCGCCCAGTTCGGGATTGCCCGCCAGCGCATAGGCGAGGCCCAGATCCGCCGGAGCGATCGCATCGCGCCATTCGCCCAGCGTCTCGATCGCGGCGCGGTTGTCGCCCAGTGCGATCGAGGCGAGTGCATAGCGCAGCGCGGTGCGCGGGCTCACATCGCCGAGCACCAACGCCTCTTCGAGCGCCTGCTGTGCGGATGCGAAGCGGCCCGCCGCGAGGTAGGAGGAGCCGAGCTCTGCCTTTGCCGCCGGATCATTCGGCGCGGCAAGCACGGCCTGTTCGGCCAGGGTGATTGCCTTTTCGGTATTGCCGTCGGCGCGGGCCGTGGCGGCATCGCTGGCCGATGCGGTTTTCGAACCGCCGATGCCGCTGGCGCAGCCGGTCAGGCCGAGCGTGGCCAGCGCGGTGGCAAGCATCAGGGTTTTGGAAAAGTTCTGGCGGATCATCGGTTCATCCCTCCTTGTGGGGGCGCGATTGGACGCGGGCGACAAGCTGTTCGAGCTCGGGTGTGGCGGCGAACATGGCGTCCACCGCTTCGGTGACGAGCGCTTGCGCGCTCCGGTTGGCGAGCGTGCAGGCCAGCCGCAGCTTGAGATGACGCTCTGGGTCCAGGCGCAGCGTGAAGGCGGTGCGCTTGCCCTTCGTTGTGGCCTTTGCTTCGCCCCTCACTTGAGGCGCGCTGGCGACCGCGAGACCGGGACGCGGGAGGCGCGGGGCCTTGGTGCGAACGGCCGCGACCGGTTCGGCTACGTCCGGCTCGCTGGGAGTTTCGTCGGCGCGATCCTGCTCCGGTGCGGTCTCATACGTGGGCGCGGCTGTGCTGCGCGCGTGCTTGCCAAGCGGGGCGAACGCGCTGTCCGGCGCGTCTTCGGCGGCATCGTGATAGTCGGCTGGCTGAGCGGTCTCGCGCGCGACCGGCTGCGTATCGCCGGGTTCGCCCAGATCGTTCCAGCCCAGATCCTCCAGCGCACTCTCCGCCGGCAGCGGGTGCTGCATGTGCGCCCCCGCGACTGTGCCATCGACCATCGGCGACTGACGGCGCATGGCCGGTTTCGCGCCGCCCTTGCGGGCAAGCAGGCCGGGGGAAAGCGAGGCAAAGCTCATGTCGGTCATGCCCGGTGCACCTACTGCGCGACCCGGCGGCCGAACACGCCCTGGCGCGGGGCCTGCGGCAGGTGGGCCGCCGCGCCGGGTGCGGCGAAGACCGTCCGGCGGAAGTTCTTTTCCAGCCGGTCGGACACGTAATTCCACAGCGCGGCGATCTCCGTCGCGCTACGGCAATCGGGATCGATTTCCATGACCGTGCGGCCGTCGATCATCGATGCGGCGAAATCGGTCCGGTGATGGACGGTCACCGGAGCGACTGTGCCGTGCTGGCTCAGCGCGACCGCCGCTTCCGAAGTGATGCGCGCCTTGGGTGTCGCGCCGTTGACCACGAAGACCAGTGGCTTGCCCGCGCGTTCGCACAGGTCGACCGTCGCGCCGACCGCCCGCAGGTCGTGCGGGCTGGGACGGGTCGGCACGACGATCAGTTCTGCAACCGAAATGACCGACTGGATCGCCATCGTGATGGCGGGCGGGGTGTCGATGACGGCAAGCTTGAAGCCCTGCTCGCGCAAGGTGTGAAGATCATGCGCGAGCCGCGCGACCGTGGTCTGCGCGAAGGCCGGATAATCCTCCTCGCGCTCGTTCCACCAGTCCGCCAGTGAGCCCTGCGGATCGATATCGATCAGCACCACCGGCCCCGCGCCTGCACGCTGGGCCTGGACTGAAAGATGGCCGGACAAGGTGGTCTTGCCCGATCCGCCCTTCTGTGAAGCCAATGCCAATACCCGCACCGGGACTGTTCCCCCAATTATTGCACGTCCCGCATCGTTCACCCGCAAACGGGTTCGATGCACGCGTATGGCTTCGCAGGATGTCCTTTATTTAGGGTTAAGGCAGGGAAGGCCGATCGCTTCGCATACTGAGAAAGACCGACGGTAAAGCCAGCCTGCGAAAACGTCGCACAACGGGGCGGGACGTTGCTACTGCGTGGCGAGTGGTTCGCAGGCGTGGTAATCGCGGGTTAACCATCTCCCGCTAGCGCGGAAGGTGAACACGTGCGATCGGCAATGACGGGGAACACCATGACGACGCGAAACGGTCGCAAATTCGGCCTCCGGGCGTCCCTTGCAGGCGCATTGCTGACCCTGCCGGGGCTGGCGCTGGCCGACGTCAATGATGGCGTCGCCGCGTGGGAGCGCGGGGATTACGAGACCGCCGTTGCCGAATGGCGCGGACCTGCTGGGCAGGGCGATGCCGACGCGCAGTTCAACCTGGGCCAGGCCTATCGTCTTGGTCGCGGGGTCGAACAGAACACGCGCCAGGCCGAAGTCTATTACGCAAAGGCCGCAGCGCAGGGGCATTTGAAGGCGGCGGACAATCTGGGGCTGCTGTTGTTCCAGAACGGCCGCCGCGAAGAGGCGATGCCCTACGTCGTTGATGCCGCCGAGCGCGGTGATCCGCGCGCGCAATATCTGCTGGGCATCGCGCATTTCAACGGCGACCTGGTCGCACGCGACTGGGTGCGTGCCTATGCGCTGATTACGCTCGCCAATGCGGCGGGCCTGCCGCAGGCGGCCAGCGCGATGCAGCAGATGGACACGCATATTCCGCTCGACCAGCGGCAGCAGGCGCAGGCGCTGGTGCCGCAGCTCAAGCGCAATGCCGATGCGCAGCGTGCGAGCCGTTTTGCCGCCGCCGATCTTGGTACGAGCGATGCTGCGCCCTCGCGCTCCGCATCCGTTCCTGCCGCAGCCCCGCCTGTCGCGACCAGCGCGCCGGGTGTCCCGACACCGGGCCGCCCGGACCGTATCCCGCGCCCCATCACTCAGACCCGCGTGGCGCCCTCCGTGGCCGCCGCACAGTCCGCGATTGCCGAGGCGAGCCGCGTCACCGGCACCGAGAGCCCCGCAGATGCGGGTGCGACTTTCGCGCGTCGCAGCACGCCCGCAGCAGCCGATCCGCGCGCGGTCGAGCCGCAGCCGACCACGCCGGTCGTCGCGCGCGCCGCCCCGCAACCGCGACCGCGACCCGAGCCGCGTGTCTCACCGCGTCCCGAACCGCAGCCAGCGCCCGTGCGGGCGGGTGCGGGCAGCGGGCCCTGGAAAATCCAGCTCGGTGCCTTTGCCGTCAATGGCAATGCGGAGCGTCTGTGGGCGCGCCTTTCGGGCCGCAGCGAGCTTGCCGGGGCGACCCGCGTGCTCGAACCTGCGGGCCGCGTGACCAAGCTGCTTGCTGGCGGCTATGCCAGCCGCGATGCGGCGCAGAGCGCGTGCAATGCGCTCAAGCGCAGTGGGCAGGACTGTCTCGTCACCCGCTAGGCTTTTCATCGGGCGAGATCGCGCGCCCGTCGAAGGCAATTCCCCTGTGCCCACCCTGCTGTTAGGTGTCGGGTAACAGGGGGAATCTTTTCAATGACCGAAGCGGTAGCGGCGGCAACGCCGGATCAGGATACGAGGGCCTCAGGCGCTGCCGAAAAGGCTGCGCCGATTTCAGCCACCGGCGCTGCGCGTCTGCTGAGTCTCGATTTTACCCGCGGGATCGCGGTGATGGGCATTCTGGCGGCCAATATCGTCGCCTTCGGTCAGCCGATGATCGCCTATATGTGGCCCGAAGGCTTCCTGACCCCGCATGATGCGACGTCGGACTGGATGTGGGTCGCGCAGTTCGTGCTGATCGACGGCAAGATGCGCGGGCTTTTCACGCTGCTGTTCGGGGCGGGGATGTATCTGTTCCTGGAGAAGGCATGGGCGCGCAAGCAGGGGCGCTGGCTTCAGGCGCGGCGGCTGTTCTGGCTGCTGGCGTTCGGCATGGTCCATTTCTTCTTCATCTGGCGCGGGGATATCCTCACGCTCTATGCCACCTGCGGATTTATCTGCCTGCTGTTCGTGAAGTGGGGCCCCAAGACCCAGCTGGGCGTGGGGATATTCTTCTATGTTGTCGGTGCCGCGATCTTCAGCGCGCTGGCGGGCATGTTCTACTGGATCATGGAGCTTGGCGGCGCAAAAGTGCTGGCCGAGGCAGGCGGACAGGGCGGTGGTCCTTCAACCCCGGCAGAGGTGCGCGATAGCTTCGGGGTGATGAAGACACAGGGCCTCGATATCGCGCAGGCCGACGCGTCGCTGGTTCAGTCGGGCGATTATTTCGGCTGGGTCCACTACAACCTGACCGAGCACTGGGTTGAGCCGCTGACCGGTTTCCTGTTCTTCGGATTGGAGACCATCCCGCTGATCCTGATCGGCATGGCGCTTTATCGCCTTGGCCTGTTCGACGGGCGTCTGAATGCGAAGAAGCAGGCGATCTGGGGCGCGATCGGTGTCGTGATTGGCCTCGCCGGATCGCTTGCCATCGGGCTGTGGGCGCTGGAGCGGGGGCTCAGCTTCCATTCGACCTTCCTCAGCTTCGTCGGCACCAGCGCCTTCGTCCGCCTGCCCTTCGTGATCGGGCTGGCCGCGCTGCTCGCGCTGTGGGGGCCGAAGGCGACCGGCTGGCTGGGATCGCGCGTCAGCGCGGCGGGCCGGATGGCGTTCTCCAACTATCTGGGCACGTCGATCCTGATGCTGTTCGTGTTCCACGGCTTCGCGCTGGGCCTGTATGGCGAGCTTACGCGGCCGCAACTCTACATCGTGATGCTGGCTGCGTGGGCGATCATGCTGGCGTGGTCGAAGGCGTGGCTGTCGGTCTATCGCTTCGGCCCGCTGGAATGGCTGTGGCGCTGCCTGACCTATGGCAAGCTGTTCCCGATCCGGCGGACGCGCGAGGCAGGGTGATCAGAGCGGCACTCGCGATCGGCCTCGCCGCCGTGCTGGGTGGGTGTTCCGAGCCGATCGAGACGCGCGATATCCCCGGCGTCTATACCGGAACGCTGGGCGAGGGCGCGGCCTATCGCCTCGAGATGGGCGAGGACATGCGCTACCGCTTCTGCCGGGCGGAGGAAGCAGACTGCACCCCGCCCGAAGATCGCGGAGACTATCAGGTGGTGCGGCTGGGCTCGACATCCATCGTCCGCTTCAGCCTGTTATGCGCGCCGTTCGAAGGGGAATGCAGGAATTACGAGGCCGACGCAAAACTGCGCCGTCCGGGGTCGGTCGAGATCGCCTTCGTCGACGAGGCGGGCACCGCGCATGTGTTCGTGAAGCAGCGCTAGGAGGCGGGCGCACATTTTGACTTGTTTGTGAGAACAAGTCGCATTAACAATGTCCTTGCGAGTCGTTTGCAGGAGACTGTTCCGCCAATGTACGTTTGCATCTGCAATGCCATCCGGGAGACGGATCTGCGCCGCGCCGCCGTGCACTGCTCGGGCGATGCAGAGGCGTGTTACGCGGCGCTCGGCAAGCGTCCGCAATGTGGCTCATGCCTGTGCGATGCCGATGCGATCGTGTTCGAGGAACGCGAGCTCGGGTGCTGCAAGGCTGCGGCCTAGGCGCATTCGCAATAACGCGCCTGCCACTGCGAGGCGCTCTCAAAAGCCCGGAAATCTGCGATTTTTTGCGCCTTCGCCCTTGCGGAGTTGCCTGATCGACGCCTAAGCGTGGGGCAATTCACATTCACAGGAGCATGCGGCCATGAAGGGCGACGACAAGGTCATCGAATATCTCAACAAGGCGCTCACCAACGAGTTGACCGCGATCAATCAATACTGGCTGCACTACCGCGTGCTGGCCGACTGGGGCGTGACCAAGCTTGCCGAATACGAACGGCACGAGTCGATCGACGAGATGAAGCATGCCGACTGGCTGGCGGAGCGGATCCTGTTCCTCGAAGCGCTCCCGAACTTCCAGGCGATTCACAAGCTGAAGGTGGGCGAGACGGTCGAGGAAATCCTCAAGGCCGATCTGGCGCTGGAGATGGAAGCGATCCCGCTGCTGCGCGATGCCGCAGAATACGCCAAGAGCGTGAAGGACTACACGTCCGAACAGCTGTTCGAGAACATCCTCGCGAGCGAGGAAGAGCATGTCGACTTCCTCGAGACGCAGTTCGACATGATCGAGCGGATGGGCCTGCAGAACTACGTCCAGCTGCAAAGCCACCCGGCGGGCGAGGGCGAGACCGGCGCAGGCGCGCCCTAGGCCCTCTGGCCGCGCCTGCTAGAGCGATGCGCCGGAGTCATCGTCCTCCGCCGCGCGCTCTGCCTTGCGGCGCATGATTTCCCGGCTGCGACGGCGGCGATCTTTCGCGCTGCCCGTCGCCAGTCGCGTTTCCAGCAGGAACAGCACCAGTCCGGCGACCATCAGGCCCATGGTGGTAATCCAAGCGACTGCGGTTAGCGTGCCGATCTGCGTCTCGATGAAGGCGCTGACGAACAGCAGGCCGATGACGATGCAGATCGCCAGGGCGCTGGCGGTGCAGAACATCACCGCGCCCTGCGCATAGACCCTGCGCCGCTCCAGTATCGGCAATTCTTCCGGCCTGCGGCCCGCTTCGCCGAGCTCGGCCGCTTCTTCGATCGCCTCGATCCGGGTCGCGATCCAGATCAACCGCTGGGTCATCGTGTTCATCACCGCGCCGATCGCGGCGAGTAGGAACACCGGCGTCAGGCTGAGTTGCAGCACCTGCTGCACGCGCATCGTGTTGCTGGTGCGGTTGACCAGATCGCTCGCAAAATCGGCGCCGGAAGCAGCCAATAGGTCGATCATTGCTCGCTCGCGTAGGGGTTCTTCGATGTCTTCAGCACCACCCGCACGGGCACTGCGTCGAAGCCCAGTTCGCGCCGGATGCCGTTGACCAGATAGCGTTCGTAAGAGGTCGGCAGCATGTCCAGCCGGGTGCCGAACACCACGAAGCGGGGCGGGCGGGTGCCGGCCTGGGTGATGTAGCGCAGTTTGATCCGCTTGCCGCCCGGGGCGGGAGGCGGGTTCGCCTCCAGCGCATCGTCGAACCAGCGATTGAGCGCGGAGGTCGACACGCGCTTGCTCCAGGTCTCGCGCAGCTGGAACGCGGCGGCGATCAGCTGATCGAGGCCCTTGCCGGTCTTCGCGCTGACCGCGATCAGCGGCAGACCGCGTACCTGCGCCAGCCCTTCATCGAGCGCGAAGCGGATGCCGTTGAACAGCTTGCTCGGCTCGGCGGCCACATCCCACTTGTTGATCGCGATCATCAGCGCGCGCCCTTCCTCGATCGCGAGGCTGGCGATCTTGAGGTCCTGATGTTCCAGACCCTTGGTCGCATCGAGCATCAGAACGACGACTTCGGCGAAATCGACCGCGCGGCGCGCGTCTGCGACCGAGAGCTTTTCCAGCTTCTCGACCACGTTGCGCTTCTTGCGCATCCCCGCAGTGTCGATCAGGCGCACTTCGCGCGTGTCGCCGCTGTCGGGATCGGTCCATTCCCAGTCGATCGCGATCGAATCGCGGGTGATGCCTGCTTCCGGCCCAGTCAGCAGGCGATCCTCACCCAGCATTCGGTTGATGAGGGTCGATTTGCCCGCATTGGGCCGCCCGACGATCGCGAGCTTCAGCGGCCCGGTGGGGACGCCGTCTTCGTCCTCTTCGCCCTCATCCATCGCCTCCAGCGCGTCGCCCGCTTCGGACTTCTCGCCAATGATTGGCCACAGCGCCTCGAACAGGTCGGCAGTGCCTTCGCCGTGTTCGGCGGAAATGCCGATCGGCTCGCCCAGGCCGAGCGAGTAGGCTTCGAAAATGCCTGCGTCGCCGCTGCGCCCCTCGGCCTTGTTGGCGACCACGATCACAGGGACGTCTGCGGTGCGAAGCCAGTTGCCGATCTCGTTGTCGAGCGGGGTGAGCCCGGCGCGCGCGTCGACCACGAACAGCACCGCGTCGGCATCGGCGATGCTGACTTCGGTCTGCATCCGCATCCGGCCCGGCAGGGTGCTGGGGTCTTCGTCTTCCCACCCGGCGGTATCGACGATGGTGAAGCGCATGCCCGCAAGCGTCACGTCACCGAATCGCCGGTCACGCGTGACGCCCGGCTGATCGTCGACCAGCGCGAGCTTCTTGCCCGCCAGCCGGTTGAACAGGGTGGATTTGCCCACATTGGGGCGCCCGATAATGATTACGCGAGGCAGCATAGGGACGGCAGTTGGGCCTTGCCCGCGCCGTTGGCAAGCGCCCTCGCGCTCCTGGTAGACGAAAAGGCGAAGGAACGGGGCGCAAAGGTAAACGCGCTGTTAACCAGTCTTCTGAGGCTGATGGAAAGGCACGACCGGCAAAACTTTGCCGTATGAATTGCCGCCCCCATCTCTTCGTCCTCCCCCTCGCCGCAGTCGCTGCAAGTCTTGCAGTTCCGCCACTTGTCGCCGCTCAGGCACAGGTCGCCGCGGACGCAAGCGCGGCGTCGAGCGGCAGCGAATTGCCGCCTTACCTGCAATGCGTGCCCTATGCGCGGCAGGTCAGCGGGATCGATATCTACGGTGATGCCCACACCTGGTGGGATCAGGCCGAAGGCCGGTTTGCGCGTGGCCACACGCCTCGTGAAGGCGCGGTTATGGCTTTCGTTCCCACCGGCAATATGCAGCTGGGCCATGTCGCGGCGGTCGCCAAGGTGATCGATTCGCGCACCGTACTGCTCGACCATGCCAACTGGTCGCCGATCAATGGACGGCGCGGGCAGATCGAACGCAATGTGAAGGCAGTCGATGTCTCGCCGAACAACGACTGGAGCCAGGTGCGTGTGTGGTACTATCCGCTGCAGGCGCTCGGCACCACGCCGTGGCCGGTGCAGGGCTTCATCTATCCCGATGGCAAGGCGAAGCCACGCACGCAGCAGCGCTTTGCGCAGGCGGTCCCCGCGCCGGTTCGGCCGCAGCCGACCCGTGAAGAGCCGTCGCGCGCCTTCCTCGCCGCCTTTGCCGATGCGCCCCCGGCGCGCGCACCGCAGACGCGGACAAGCCAGCCGCGCGTGACGCAGGCGGCATACAGGCCCGCACAGGCCGCGTCCCAGGCGAGCTACGCGACCGCGCGACCGCTCACTCCGCGCCGCGTACAGGCGAGCGCAGGGCGGTCAGGCGGCGATGCTGTGGTCGAGCGCGCCGTCGCGCTCTACGATTAAAGGCTTGGAGCGGGGGAGGGCTCAGTCGTCCAGACGGGCGACCGGCGCATCCTCGCCCAGATCTTCGAACCAGGCCTCGACAGGGCCCTTCAGCTTGAGGGTGAGCGGCTGGCCCTTGCGGTCCATCGTCCGCCCGGCCTGCACGCGTACCCAGCCTTCGCTGATCGAATATTCCTCGATATCCGTGCGCTGACGGCCCTTGAAGCGGATGCCCACTCCGCGCTGCAGCACCGCCTGGTCGAAATGCGGGCTGCG encodes:
- a CDS encoding dihydroorotase; translated protein: MKQTRPITFVNGKLVTPEGVVDGALQIADGMIASIGAGGAQPDDEVVDAKGKLVVPGLVDLGVFAVDKPAFHFGGISRAALMPDQSPPLDLPSRVNYIAKSGKPDFWVHPLAAATRGLAGEELGEVALMREAGARGIATGRRWIADSGVMLRVLSYAAMLDMVVVAHAEDGGLAVDAVASAGEMATRLGLPSAPPQAEALAVARDIALAEMAGARIHFRQLTTAAALDLVRSAKARGVAVTAGVTPAHFMLSDLAIGDFRTFGRLSPPLRSEDDRHAVVAAIADGTIDVISSGHDPRGPEDKRLPFADAEPGMAGAETLLSTTLTLVRDGVIDLPRAFDLLAGAPARLLGVDAGLLREGHEGDIALVDPEKPWIVDRRKMAATADNTPFDGQPMQGRVLGLWKGGVRVD
- a CDS encoding DUF418 domain-containing protein; this encodes MTEAVAAATPDQDTRASGAAEKAAPISATGAARLLSLDFTRGIAVMGILAANIVAFGQPMIAYMWPEGFLTPHDATSDWMWVAQFVLIDGKMRGLFTLLFGAGMYLFLEKAWARKQGRWLQARRLFWLLAFGMVHFFFIWRGDILTLYATCGFICLLFVKWGPKTQLGVGIFFYVVGAAIFSALAGMFYWIMELGGAKVLAEAGGQGGGPSTPAEVRDSFGVMKTQGLDIAQADASLVQSGDYFGWVHYNLTEHWVEPLTGFLFFGLETIPLILIGMALYRLGLFDGRLNAKKQAIWGAIGVVIGLAGSLAIGLWALERGLSFHSTFLSFVGTSAFVRLPFVIGLAALLALWGPKATGWLGSRVSAAGRMAFSNYLGTSILMLFVFHGFALGLYGELTRPQLYIVMLAAWAIMLAWSKAWLSVYRFGPLEWLWRCLTYGKLFPIRRTREAG
- a CDS encoding ParA family protein, with product MRVLALASQKGGSGKTTLSGHLSVQAQRAGAGPVVLIDIDPQGSLADWWNEREEDYPAFAQTTVARLAHDLHTLREQGFKLAVIDTPPAITMAIQSVISVAELIVVPTRPSPHDLRAVGATVDLCERAGKPLVFVVNGATPKARITSEAAVALSQHGTVAPVTVHHRTDFAASMIDGRTVMEIDPDCRSATEIAALWNYVSDRLEKNFRRTVFAAPGAAAHLPQAPRQGVFGRRVAQ
- a CDS encoding SPOR domain-containing protein produces the protein MTTRNGRKFGLRASLAGALLTLPGLALADVNDGVAAWERGDYETAVAEWRGPAGQGDADAQFNLGQAYRLGRGVEQNTRQAEVYYAKAAAQGHLKAADNLGLLLFQNGRREEAMPYVVDAAERGDPRAQYLLGIAHFNGDLVARDWVRAYALITLANAAGLPQAASAMQQMDTHIPLDQRQQAQALVPQLKRNADAQRASRFAAADLGTSDAAPSRSASVPAAAPPVATSAPGVPTPGRPDRIPRPITQTRVAPSVAAAQSAIAEASRVTGTESPADAGATFARRSTPAAADPRAVEPQPTTPVVARAAPQPRPRPEPRVSPRPEPQPAPVRAGAGSGPWKIQLGAFAVNGNAERLWARLSGRSELAGATRVLEPAGRVTKLLAGGYASRDAAQSACNALKRSGQDCLVTR
- a CDS encoding tetratricopeptide repeat protein produces the protein MIRQNFSKTLMLATALATLGLTGCASGIGGSKTASASDAATARADGNTEKAITLAEQAVLAAPNDPAAKAELGSSYLAAGRFASAQQALEEALVLGDVSPRTALRYALASIALGDNRAAIETLGEWRDAIAPADLGLAYALAGNPELGAQIMQNALRGGENTPTMRQNLAYAYALGGNWAAARIIAAEDVAPGELDARISEWARVARPEDYTARIANLLGVQPQADSGMPAQLALGGAPNADQMLAKAAAATAAASPVTGELPPVDLLASSGAARALAPLDAAVGARDTVSTDFDSTFAKADAKASATPKPAPKPAPAASFASAPVVQSIPARAAPAPAPVAAAKPAQASASAAREDLAGGTHLVQLGSYGSEADAKRGWAIFVKRHPQVASREQVITRAKVNGRIYYRLSAGNLAASSAQSLCRTVKASGHGCIAWEQSRPLPGTLDAGRRVATR
- a CDS encoding aspartate carbamoyltransferase catalytic subunit, encoding MASAGSPPNSDRFPAGGHAFPHPSLTGIAQLERHEILYLLAEAEQWVEFNRQPDKHCDLLAGMTIINAFFENSTRTLLSFEIAGKRLGADVVNMHAAQSSVKKGETLLDTAITLNAMRADAIVIRHASSGAVDLIDGKVDCPVLNAGDGSHEHPTQALLDALALRHALDERGEGAEDFTGLVVTICGDIAHSRVARSNILCLQALGASVRVCAPPALMPAGIEMMGAKPYVDFDAALEGADVVMMLRLQAERMSGQFIPSTREYHHLYGLTQERLRRAAPDALVMHPGPMNRGVEIDSDVADMLDRSIITRQVEMGVAVRMACLDVLTRRARGVPGWERPLGQGQWK
- a CDS encoding ferredoxin, which codes for MYVCICNAIRETDLRRAAVHCSGDAEACYAALGKRPQCGSCLCDADAIVFEERELGCCKAAA